A genome region from Euphorbia lathyris chromosome 4, ddEupLath1.1, whole genome shotgun sequence includes the following:
- the LOC136225650 gene encoding uncharacterized protein → MEANKLLKDKRFWIASFLITWAAALQGHMMWLKRQDTFKEKFGTLNESDNQNYNNAQE, encoded by the exons ATGGAAGCAAATAAGTTGCTTAAGGACAAGAGATTCTGGATCGCTTCTTTCCTCATTACCTGGGCTGCTGCTCTTCAG GGTCACATGATGTGGTTAAAGAGGCAGGACACATTCAAGGAGAAGTTCGGGACACTGAACGAAAGCGATAATCAAAATTATAACAATGCCCAAGAATGA